In Sebastes fasciatus isolate fSebFas1 chromosome 15, fSebFas1.pri, whole genome shotgun sequence, a genomic segment contains:
- the id3 gene encoding DNA-binding protein inhibitor ID-3: MKAISPVRSVRSCCYKAVCCISEQSLAISRNNKHHSCLLEEPVGALCDMNDCYSKLKELVPSIPQNKSVSQVEILQHVIDYIFDLQIALEAEEPEMVLSIKTADLARNFSKEEGRLCH, translated from the exons ATGAAAGCCATCAGTCCCGTCCGCTCGGTGAGGAGCTGCTGCTACAAGGCCGTGTGCTGCATCTCGGAGCAGAGTCTCGCCATCAGCCGGAATAATAAACACCACTCGTGTCTGCTGGAGGAGCCGGTGGGCGCCCTGTGCGACATGAACGACTGCTACTCCAAGCTGAAGGAGCTGGTGCCGAGCATCCCGCAGAACAAGTCGGTCAGCCAGGTGGAGATCCTGCAGCACGTCATCGACTACATCTTCGACCTGCAGATCGCGCTGGAGGCGGAGGAGCCGGAGATGGTTTTGTCAATAAAG ACTGCGGACCTTGCGCGCAATTTCTCCAAAGAAGAAGGACGGTTGTGCCATTAA